The following proteins come from a genomic window of Enterobacter chengduensis:
- the rsmI gene encoding 16S rRNA (cytidine(1402)-2'-O)-methyltransferase has translation MKQHETADNSQGQLYIVPTPIGNLSDITQRALTVLQVVDLIAAEDTRHTGLLLQHFAINARLFALHDHNEQQKAETLVAKLKEGQNIALVSDAGTPLINDPGYHLVRTCREAGIRVVPLPGPCAAIAALSAAGLPSDRFCYEGFLPAKSKGRRDVLKDLEAEPRTLIFYESTHRLLESLEDMVTVWGEGRYVVLARELTKTWETIHGAPVGELLAWVKEDENRRKGEMVLIVEGHKAEEDALPADALRTLALLQAELPLKKAAALAAEIHGVKKNALYKYALEQQGE, from the coding sequence ATGAAACAACACGAAACGGCAGATAATTCTCAAGGCCAGCTTTATATTGTACCTACTCCTATCGGGAATTTGTCTGATATTACCCAACGTGCGCTCACCGTACTGCAAGTTGTTGATTTAATTGCTGCTGAAGATACCCGCCACACCGGCTTACTGCTGCAACATTTCGCGATTAACGCCCGTTTGTTTGCTTTGCACGATCACAATGAGCAACAAAAAGCCGAAACGCTGGTGGCGAAGCTGAAAGAGGGGCAGAACATTGCGCTGGTCTCCGATGCCGGTACGCCGCTGATCAACGATCCTGGCTATCACCTGGTGCGTACCTGTCGTGAAGCCGGTATACGCGTAGTGCCGCTGCCAGGGCCGTGCGCCGCGATTGCTGCGCTGAGCGCCGCAGGTCTGCCGTCCGATCGCTTCTGCTATGAAGGTTTCCTGCCTGCCAAATCCAAAGGCCGCCGCGACGTCTTAAAAGACCTGGAAGCGGAACCGCGCACCCTGATTTTCTACGAGTCCACCCACCGACTGCTGGAGAGCCTGGAAGATATGGTGACCGTCTGGGGAGAAGGGCGCTACGTGGTGCTGGCGCGCGAGCTGACCAAAACCTGGGAAACGATTCACGGTGCGCCGGTGGGCGAACTGCTGGCATGGGTAAAGGAAGACGAAAACCGCCGCAAGGGCGAAATGGTGCTGATTGTCGAAGGGCATAAGGCGGAAGAAGACGCGCTGCCTGCCGACGCGCTGCGTACTCTGGCATTGCTACAGGCGGAGCTGCCGCTGAAAAAGGCCGCTGCGCTGGCGGCGGAAATTCACGGCGTGAAGAAGAATGCCCTGTATAAGTACGCGCTGGAGCAGCAGGGGGAGTAA
- a CDS encoding penicillin-binding protein activator: MVPLTFLRKKAARSVPLLLAALIFAGCGTQAPDQSTAHLQGSAQADSGFYLQQMSQSSNDTKTNWQLLAIRALLKEGKTQQAAELFNQLPKDLNDAQRREQSLLSAELKVALKDYAAAKKILGDIDLSALDKNQQARFWQAGITAEQGRPSLMLLRALVAQEPLLGGADKQKNIDATWQALASMTQEQAQALVINADENVLQGWLDLQQMWFTNRSDPKMLKAGITDWQTRYPQNPGAKMLPTQLVNVQNFKPASTSKIALLLPLNGQAAVFGRTIQQGFEAAKNGTTPVTGSAVPAQAAQAANVNDVVSPSAAETSDLTTAQAPAQGTMQNPVTAPTTPPATPAPATAAPAAQAPVETQATPAPAATAEQPQQQPAQPAVQPAAQPQAVATTSANPGAELKIYDTSSQPLDQVLAQVQQDGASIVVGPLLKNNVDELMKSNTTLNVLALNQPEQVQNRANICYFALSPEDEARDAARHIHEQGKQAPLLLIPRSALGDRVATAFADEWQKLGGGVVLQQKFGSVSELRAGVNGGAGIALNGSPVAASLPQQQGVTIGGLTIPAPPTDAQISGGGKVDAAYIVATPQEIAFIKPMIAMRNGSQSGATLYASSRSAQGTAGPDFRLEMDGLQYSEIPMLAGSNPALMQQALSTVRNDYSLARLYAMGVDAWALANHFTQMRQVPGFELNGNTGDLTATQDCVINRKLSWLKYQQGQIVPAS, from the coding sequence ATGGTACCGTTAACGTTTCTTCGAAAAAAAGCCGCGCGCAGCGTGCCGCTTCTGCTGGCAGCCCTGATCTTTGCAGGCTGTGGCACCCAGGCACCTGACCAGAGCACCGCCCATCTTCAGGGTTCTGCTCAGGCTGATTCTGGCTTTTATCTGCAACAAATGTCGCAGAGTTCAAATGATACCAAGACCAACTGGCAATTACTCGCCATTCGTGCACTGCTGAAAGAGGGTAAAACCCAGCAGGCTGCCGAACTGTTTAACCAGTTGCCAAAAGATCTTAACGACGCCCAGCGCCGTGAGCAGAGCCTGCTCTCCGCCGAGCTGAAGGTCGCGCTGAAAGATTACGCCGCCGCGAAGAAGATCCTCGGTGATATCGACCTGAGCGCGCTGGACAAAAACCAGCAGGCGCGCTTCTGGCAGGCGGGCATTACCGCGGAGCAGGGACGCCCTTCCCTGATGCTGCTCCGCGCGCTCGTCGCGCAAGAGCCGCTGCTCGGCGGTGCCGACAAACAGAAAAATATTGATGCCACCTGGCAAGCGCTGGCGTCGATGACGCAGGAACAGGCGCAGGCGCTGGTCATCAACGCCGATGAAAACGTCCTGCAGGGCTGGCTGGATCTGCAGCAGATGTGGTTTACCAACCGCAGCGATCCAAAGATGCTGAAAGCCGGCATTACGGACTGGCAGACGCGCTACCCGCAAAACCCGGGTGCGAAAATGCTGCCAACCCAGCTGGTGAACGTGCAGAACTTTAAGCCAGCGTCGACCAGCAAAATCGCCCTGCTTCTGCCGCTCAACGGCCAGGCGGCGGTGTTTGGACGCACCATTCAGCAGGGCTTTGAAGCGGCGAAAAACGGCACGACGCCGGTGACCGGCAGCGCCGTTCCCGCCCAGGCGGCTCAGGCGGCCAACGTGAACGATGTTGTCAGTCCGTCCGCCGCCGAGACCAGCGACCTGACCACGGCGCAAGCGCCAGCGCAGGGTACCATGCAAAACCCGGTGACGGCCCCGACCACGCCTCCGGCTACCCCTGCACCGGCGACTGCCGCCCCTGCGGCTCAGGCTCCGGTCGAGACGCAGGCGACACCAGCACCTGCCGCAACGGCAGAACAGCCTCAACAGCAGCCTGCACAGCCCGCGGTTCAGCCTGCCGCTCAGCCGCAGGCCGTGGCAACCACCAGCGCCAACCCCGGCGCTGAACTGAAAATCTACGATACCAGTTCGCAGCCGCTGGACCAGGTTCTGGCGCAGGTGCAACAGGACGGGGCGAGCATCGTTGTCGGTCCGCTGCTGAAAAACAACGTGGATGAGCTGATGAAGAGCAATACCACGCTGAACGTGCTGGCGCTCAACCAGCCTGAGCAGGTTCAGAACCGGGCGAATATCTGCTACTTCGCCCTTTCCCCTGAAGATGAAGCCCGCGACGCGGCGCGCCATATTCACGAGCAGGGCAAGCAGGCTCCGCTGCTGCTCATCCCACGCAGCGCGCTGGGCGACCGCGTGGCCACTGCCTTTGCCGATGAGTGGCAGAAGCTGGGCGGCGGCGTGGTGCTGCAGCAGAAATTCGGTTCCGTCTCTGAACTGCGCGCGGGCGTAAACGGTGGAGCGGGTATCGCGCTCAACGGTAGTCCTGTCGCCGCGAGCCTGCCACAGCAGCAGGGGGTGACGATTGGTGGCCTGACGATCCCAGCCCCACCAACCGACGCGCAGATTAGCGGGGGCGGCAAAGTGGATGCGGCCTATATCGTTGCCACGCCGCAGGAGATCGCCTTTATCAAACCGATGATTGCGATGCGTAACGGCAGCCAGAGCGGCGCAACGCTCTACGCCAGCTCGCGTAGCGCGCAGGGCACCGCAGGCCCGGATTTCCGTCTGGAAATGGACGGTCTGCAGTACAGCGAAATCCCAATGCTGGCAGGCAGCAACCCGGCGCTGATGCAGCAGGCGCTGAGTACCGTACGTAACGATTACTCGCTGGCGCGTCTGTATGCGATGGGTGTTGACGCGTGGGCGCTGGCGAACCACTTTACCCAGATGCGTCAGGTGCCTGGCTTTGAGCTCAACGGCAACACCGGCGATCTGACCGCCACTCAGGATTGTGTGATTAACAGGAAGTTATCATGGCTCAAATACCAGCAGGGGCAGATCGTCCCGGCCAGTTAA
- a CDS encoding YraN family protein: MAQIPAGADRPGQLSRKQTGDAWELKARRWLEGKGLRFIAANVRGRGGEIDLIMKDGQVIVFVEVRFRQSSRFGGAAASVTLAKQHKLLQTAHLWLARHNGSFDTVDCRFDVIAFTGNEIEWLKNAFGEDA; the protein is encoded by the coding sequence ATGGCTCAAATACCAGCAGGGGCAGATCGTCCCGGCCAGTTAAGCCGCAAGCAGACCGGCGATGCGTGGGAGCTAAAGGCGCGTCGCTGGCTTGAAGGCAAAGGACTGCGCTTTATCGCCGCTAACGTCCGCGGGCGCGGCGGCGAAATCGACCTGATCATGAAAGACGGTCAGGTCATCGTGTTTGTAGAAGTACGCTTTCGACAGTCCTCCCGTTTTGGCGGTGCTGCCGCCAGCGTGACGCTCGCCAAGCAACATAAATTATTACAGACTGCCCACTTGTGGCTTGCCCGCCATAATGGGAGTTTTGATACTGTGGATTGCCGGTTCGATGTGATAGCCTTCACCGGAAATGAGATCGAATGGCTTAAAAACGCTTTTGGCGAAGACGCATAA
- the diaA gene encoding DnaA initiator-associating protein DiaA, protein MLERIKVCFTESIQTQIAAAEALPDAISRAAMTLVQSLLNGNKILCCGNGTSAANAQHFAASMINRFETERPSLPAIALNTDNVVLTAIANDRLHDEIYAKQVRALGHAGDVLLAISTRGNSRDIVKAVEAAVTRDMTIVALTGYDGGELAGLLGPQDVEIRIPSHRSARIQEMHMLTVNCLCDLIDNTLFPHQDD, encoded by the coding sequence GTGCTCGAAAGAATTAAAGTGTGCTTCACAGAAAGCATCCAGACTCAGATTGCCGCGGCGGAAGCCCTTCCGGATGCTATTTCGCGTGCCGCAATGACGCTGGTGCAGTCCCTGCTTAACGGCAACAAAATCCTCTGTTGTGGCAACGGCACGTCGGCCGCCAACGCACAGCATTTTGCTGCCAGCATGATCAACCGTTTTGAAACAGAGCGCCCGAGTTTACCTGCCATTGCACTTAATACCGATAATGTGGTCTTAACGGCGATTGCTAACGATCGTCTGCATGACGAAATTTACGCAAAGCAGGTGCGGGCCCTGGGTCATGCCGGAGATGTACTGCTGGCCATCTCCACGCGCGGCAATAGCCGGGATATTGTCAAAGCGGTTGAAGCCGCCGTCACCCGCGATATGACCATCGTGGCCTTAACCGGCTATGACGGGGGGGAGCTGGCGGGTCTGCTTGGGCCGCAGGATGTGGAAATCCGCATTCCTTCTCACCGGAGCGCGCGTATTCAGGAAATGCATATGCTCACGGTGAACTGCTTATGTGACCTGATCGATAACACGCTTTTCCCTCACCAGGATGATTAA
- the dolP gene encoding division/outer membrane stress-associated lipid-binding lipoprotein: MKALSTLAVLMSALLLQGCIAAAVVGTAAVGTKAATDPRSVGTQVDDGTLELRVNSALSKDEQIKKEARINVTAYQGKVLLAGQAPNMELASRAKQIAMGVEGTTEVFNEVRQGKPIGLGDASSDTWITTKVRSQLLGSDQVKSSNVKVTTENGEVFLLGLVTDREGKAAADIASRVSGVKHVTTAFTYIK, translated from the coding sequence ATGAAGGCTTTATCGACCCTCGCAGTCCTTATGTCTGCACTACTGCTTCAGGGATGTATCGCTGCGGCCGTTGTGGGTACCGCCGCGGTAGGCACCAAAGCGGCGACCGATCCACGCTCTGTCGGGACGCAGGTGGATGACGGCACGCTGGAGCTGCGCGTCAACAGTGCGCTGTCGAAAGACGAACAAATCAAGAAAGAGGCGCGTATCAACGTGACGGCCTATCAGGGCAAAGTGCTGCTGGCAGGCCAGGCGCCGAATATGGAGCTCGCCTCGCGTGCGAAACAGATTGCGATGGGCGTAGAAGGGACCACAGAGGTGTTTAACGAAGTGCGTCAGGGCAAGCCAATTGGCCTGGGTGACGCCTCTTCCGATACCTGGATCACCACCAAAGTGCGTTCCCAACTGCTGGGCTCGGACCAGGTGAAATCCTCCAACGTGAAAGTGACGACTGAAAACGGCGAAGTGTTCCTGCTGGGTCTGGTGACCGACCGTGAAGGAAAAGCGGCGGCCGATATCGCCAGCCGGGTGAGCGGCGTGAAGCACGTCACCACCGCGTTTACTTACATTAAATAA
- a CDS encoding permease, with the protein MTGQSSSQAATPVQWWKPALFFLVVIVGLWYVKWQPYYGKAFTAAETHSIGKSILAQADASPLQAAWDYAMVYFLAVWKAAVLGVILGSLIQVLISRNWLVKTLGQPRFQGTLLGTIFSLPGMMCSCCAAPVAAGMRRQRVSMGGALAFWMGNPLLNPATLVFMGFVLGWHFAFIRLVAGLLTVLVVATLVQNLVKDKAPASASVELDVSEPQGGFFARWGRALWQLFWSTIPVYILAVLVLGAARVWLFPHADGAIDNTLMWVIAMAVAGCLFVIPTAAEIPIVQTMMLAGMGTAPALALLITLPAISLPSLIMLRKSFPAKALWLTAGLVALSGVMVGSIALL; encoded by the coding sequence ATGACTGGTCAGTCTTCATCTCAGGCGGCAACACCTGTTCAATGGTGGAAGCCCGCACTCTTCTTTCTCGTGGTCATTGTTGGCCTCTGGTACGTGAAATGGCAGCCGTACTACGGTAAAGCCTTCACCGCCGCAGAAACGCACAGCATCGGTAAATCTATTCTCGCGCAGGCTGATGCCAGCCCGCTTCAGGCGGCGTGGGATTACGCCATGGTCTACTTCCTTGCCGTCTGGAAGGCCGCCGTACTCGGCGTGATCCTGGGCTCGCTGATTCAGGTGCTTATCTCGCGCAACTGGCTGGTGAAAACGCTTGGTCAGCCGCGCTTTCAGGGCACGCTGCTGGGGACGATTTTCTCCCTGCCGGGCATGATGTGTTCGTGCTGCGCCGCGCCCGTGGCGGCAGGAATGCGCCGTCAGCGCGTATCGATGGGCGGCGCGCTGGCGTTCTGGATGGGCAACCCGCTGCTCAACCCGGCAACTCTGGTGTTTATGGGCTTTGTGCTGGGCTGGCATTTCGCGTTTATTCGTCTGGTGGCCGGGCTGCTGACCGTGCTGGTGGTGGCGACGCTGGTGCAGAATTTGGTGAAGGATAAGGCGCCAGCGTCCGCGTCTGTTGAGCTGGACGTCAGCGAGCCGCAGGGCGGGTTCTTTGCCCGCTGGGGCCGGGCGCTATGGCAGCTTTTCTGGAGCACCATTCCGGTCTATATACTGGCGGTGCTGGTTCTCGGGGCGGCGCGCGTCTGGCTCTTCCCGCATGCGGATGGCGCTATCGACAACACGCTGATGTGGGTGATTGCGATGGCCGTTGCAGGCTGCCTGTTTGTGATCCCAACGGCGGCGGAGATCCCGATTGTTCAGACCATGATGCTGGCAGGTATGGGCACCGCGCCGGCGCTGGCGCTGCTGATTACGCTGCCGGCGATCAGTCTCCCGTCGCTTATCATGCTGCGTAAGTCGTTCCCGGCGAAAGCGCTGTGGCTGACCGCTGGGCTGGTGGCGTTAAGTGGGGTGATGGTGGGGAGTATTGCGCTTCTGTGA
- a CDS encoding NAD(P)H-binding protein: MSQVLITGATGLVGDHLLRLLIQDRRVNYIAAPTRRPLADISGVFNPHDPQLTDALAQVQDPIDIAFCCLGTTRREAGSKEAFIHADYTLVVDTALAAKKLGARHFLVVSALGASAGSPFFYNKVKGKMEEALIAQKWEQLTIARPSMLIGHRDERRFNESILAPLFRILPGNWKAIEARDVARAMLKEGLAPSKAGVNIIPSAKLREIAQGEA, encoded by the coding sequence ATGAGTCAGGTATTGATTACCGGTGCGACCGGGCTGGTTGGCGATCATCTGCTGCGGCTGCTGATTCAGGATCGCCGCGTGAACTACATTGCCGCCCCGACGCGTCGACCGCTGGCGGACATTTCCGGCGTTTTTAATCCGCACGATCCGCAGCTGACGGATGCGCTGGCGCAGGTGCAGGACCCGATTGATATCGCCTTTTGCTGTCTGGGCACCACGCGGCGGGAGGCGGGTAGCAAAGAGGCATTTATCCACGCCGACTATACGCTGGTGGTGGATACCGCGCTCGCGGCGAAAAAGCTGGGGGCCAGACATTTTCTGGTGGTCAGCGCGCTGGGCGCCAGCGCCGGATCGCCTTTCTTCTACAACAAGGTGAAGGGCAAGATGGAGGAGGCGCTGATCGCGCAGAAATGGGAGCAACTCACGATTGCGCGCCCTTCGATGCTCATCGGCCACCGGGACGAGCGCCGCTTTAACGAGTCGATCCTGGCCCCGCTGTTTCGAATCCTTCCCGGCAACTGGAAGGCCATCGAGGCGCGGGACGTCGCGCGGGCGATGTTAAAAGAGGGACTCGCCCCGTCGAAAGCGGGCGTAAACATCATCCCTTCGGCAAAACTGCGTGAAATCGCGCAGGGCGAGGCGTAA
- a CDS encoding type 1 glutamine amidotransferase domain-containing protein, which translates to MGKKIAVLITDEFEDSEFTSPAEAFRKAGHEVITIEKEAGKTVTGHKGEASVTIDENIDNVSPSDFDALLLPGGHSPDSLRGDDRFVTFTRDFVATGKPVFAICHGPQLLISAEVVRGRKLTAVKPIVIDLKNAGAEFYDQEVVNDKDQLITSRTPDDLPAFNREALRLLGA; encoded by the coding sequence ATGGGTAAGAAAATCGCAGTCTTGATTACCGACGAGTTTGAAGATTCAGAATTCACCTCTCCTGCAGAGGCGTTCCGCAAGGCGGGACATGAGGTCATCACCATTGAGAAAGAGGCGGGCAAAACGGTCACAGGCCATAAGGGCGAGGCGAGCGTGACTATCGACGAGAACATCGATAACGTTAGCCCCTCCGATTTTGACGCCCTGCTGTTACCCGGCGGCCATTCACCGGACTCCCTGCGCGGAGACGATCGTTTCGTGACCTTTACGCGGGACTTCGTCGCGACCGGCAAACCGGTCTTTGCCATCTGTCACGGCCCGCAGCTGCTCATTAGCGCAGAAGTGGTTCGGGGGCGTAAGCTTACCGCCGTGAAGCCGATCGTTATCGATCTAAAAAACGCGGGAGCCGAGTTTTACGATCAGGAGGTGGTCAACGACAAAGACCAGCTGATCACCAGCCGGACTCCGGACGATCTCCCGGCGTTTAACCGCGAAGCGCTACGCCTGCTCGGCGCGTAG
- a CDS encoding YhbP family protein, which yields METLAAISRWLAKQHVVTWCVCKDEEMWCANAFYYYDPERVAFYVMSEDKTRHAQMTGQQAKVAGTVNGQPKTVALIRGVQFKGEIRRLDGEESDARRKHYTRRFPVAAALKAPVWEIRLDELKFTDNTLGFGKKLHWLRAEQA from the coding sequence ATGGAAACACTGGCCGCCATTAGCCGCTGGCTGGCGAAGCAGCATGTTGTCACCTGGTGCGTCTGTAAAGACGAAGAGATGTGGTGCGCAAACGCGTTTTACTACTACGATCCGGAACGCGTGGCGTTTTACGTCATGAGCGAAGACAAAACGCGTCATGCGCAAATGACCGGCCAGCAGGCGAAGGTCGCAGGCACGGTGAATGGCCAGCCGAAGACGGTCGCGCTGATCCGCGGCGTGCAGTTCAAAGGGGAAATTCGTCGTCTGGACGGAGAAGAGAGCGACGCGCGTCGTAAGCACTACACGCGCCGCTTTCCGGTTGCCGCTGCGCTAAAAGCCCCGGTATGGGAAATTCGCCTCGATGAGCTGAAATTTACCGACAACACCCTGGGTTTTGGCAAGAAGCTGCACTGGCTACGCGCCGAGCAGGCGTAG
- a CDS encoding GIY-YIG nuclease family protein, with translation MLWCVHLNILNLFTVCWFLYLVRTADNALYTGITTDVARRFLQHQTGKGAKALRGKGELRLAFSAHVGDRALALRLEYRIKQLTKRQKERLVTGDGSFEALRESLIKSD, from the coding sequence ATGCTATGGTGCGTTCACCTTAACATACTGAATCTGTTTACCGTGTGCTGGTTTCTCTATCTTGTCCGAACCGCTGATAACGCACTCTACACCGGGATCACCACCGATGTGGCCCGGCGTTTTTTACAACATCAAACGGGGAAAGGGGCAAAAGCGCTGCGGGGGAAAGGGGAATTACGGCTCGCCTTTTCGGCCCACGTCGGTGACCGAGCGCTGGCGCTCAGGCTGGAATACCGGATTAAACAGCTGACGAAGCGCCAGAAAGAGCGCCTCGTGACCGGAGACGGCTCCTTTGAGGCGCTACGCGAGAGCCTGATTAAAAGCGATTGA
- a CDS encoding GNAT family N-acetyltransferase: protein MLIRVEIGIDAPGIDALLRRAFESDAEAQLVHDLREDGLITLGLVATDDEGQVVGYVAFSPVIVQGEELQWVGMAPLAVDESYRGQGLARQLVYEGLDSLNEFGYAAVVTLGDPAFYGRLGFEQAAHYDLRCRWPGTESAFQVHRLADDALNGVHGLVEYHDHFNRF from the coding sequence ATGCTGATTCGAGTCGAAATTGGGATTGATGCGCCGGGGATCGATGCGCTGCTGCGACGCGCCTTTGAGAGCGATGCCGAAGCTCAACTGGTCCACGATCTTCGTGAAGACGGCCTGATTACGCTGGGGCTGGTTGCCACCGATGACGAAGGTCAGGTAGTGGGCTATGTAGCCTTCAGCCCGGTCATCGTTCAGGGCGAAGAGCTCCAGTGGGTTGGCATGGCGCCGCTGGCGGTGGATGAAAGCTATCGCGGGCAGGGGCTGGCGCGTCAGCTCGTCTATGAAGGGCTGGATTCGCTCAATGAGTTCGGTTACGCCGCCGTTGTCACGCTGGGCGATCCGGCATTCTATGGCCGTTTAGGCTTTGAGCAGGCCGCGCATTACGATCTGCGCTGTCGCTGGCCGGGTACGGAATCCGCCTTCCAGGTGCATCGCCTGGCGGACGACGCGCTCAACGGCGTGCATGGCCTGGTTGAGTACCACGACCATTTCAATCGCTTTTAA
- the ubiT gene encoding ubiquinone anaerobic biosynthesis accessory factor UbiT has product MLDKLRSRLVQFGPSMLSVPVKLAPFALKRQVLEQVLSWQFRQALQDGELEFLEGRWLSIEVRDIGLRWFTSVENGQLIVRESAEADVSFSANASDLLMIAARKQDPDTLFFQRRLVIEGDTELGLYVKNLMDAIELEQMPKALRVMLMQMADFVEAGLKTPPDGKHTSVGEPC; this is encoded by the coding sequence GTGCTGGATAAACTGCGTTCACGTCTCGTACAATTTGGTCCATCAATGCTGAGCGTGCCGGTCAAGCTGGCGCCGTTCGCGCTTAAACGCCAGGTGCTGGAGCAGGTCCTGAGCTGGCAGTTCCGCCAGGCGCTGCAGGATGGCGAGCTGGAATTCCTGGAAGGCCGCTGGTTGAGCATTGAAGTGCGCGACATCGGGCTGCGCTGGTTTACCTCCGTTGAGAATGGCCAGCTGATCGTCCGCGAATCCGCCGAGGCGGATGTGAGCTTTAGCGCCAACGCCAGCGATCTGCTGATGATCGCCGCGCGTAAGCAGGATCCGGATACGCTCTTCTTCCAGCGCCGTCTGGTGATTGAAGGCGACACGGAGCTGGGCCTGTACGTGAAGAATTTAATGGATGCCATTGAGCTGGAGCAGATGCCGAAAGCGCTGCGCGTGATGTTAATGCAAATGGCAGATTTCGTTGAGGCCGGGCTGAAAACCCCGCCGGACGGTAAACACACTTCAGTAGGTGAGCCATGCTGA
- the ubiU gene encoding ubiquinone anaerobic biosynthesis protein UbiU, which yields MELLCPAGNLPALKAAIENGADAVYIGLKDDTNARHFAGLNFTEKKLQEAVNFVHQHRRKLHIAINTFAHPDGYARWQRAVDMAAQLGADALILADLAMLEYAAERYPHIERHVSVQASATNEEAVRFYHRHFDVARVVLPRVLSIHQVKQLARVTPVPLEVFAFGSLCIMAEGRCYLSSYLTGESPNTVGACSPARFVRWQQTPQGLESRLNEVLIDRYQDGENAGYPTLCKGRYLVDGERYHALEEPTSLNTLELLPELLAANIASVKIEGRQRSPAYVSQVAKVWRQAIDRCMADPQNYAPQQAWMETLGAMSEGTQTTLGAYHRKWQ from the coding sequence ATGGAGCTGCTCTGCCCTGCCGGAAACCTTCCGGCGCTTAAGGCGGCCATCGAAAATGGGGCCGATGCGGTCTATATCGGGCTGAAGGATGATACCAACGCCCGCCATTTTGCCGGCCTCAACTTCACGGAGAAAAAGCTTCAGGAAGCCGTTAACTTCGTTCACCAGCACCGCCGCAAACTGCATATCGCCATTAATACCTTTGCGCATCCTGACGGCTACGCGCGCTGGCAGCGTGCGGTGGATATGGCGGCTCAGCTGGGGGCCGACGCGCTGATCCTGGCCGACCTCGCCATGCTTGAGTATGCGGCAGAACGCTATCCCCATATTGAGCGCCACGTCTCTGTTCAGGCATCTGCCACCAACGAAGAGGCGGTGCGTTTTTATCATCGACACTTTGACGTGGCCCGCGTGGTGCTGCCGCGCGTGCTCTCTATTCATCAGGTTAAGCAACTCGCGCGCGTCACGCCAGTGCCGCTGGAGGTTTTTGCCTTTGGCAGCCTGTGCATTATGGCCGAAGGCCGTTGCTATCTTTCTTCTTACTTAACCGGTGAATCACCGAATACCGTCGGGGCCTGCTCCCCTGCCCGCTTTGTCCGCTGGCAGCAAACCCCGCAGGGGCTGGAGTCGCGCCTGAACGAGGTGCTGATCGACCGCTATCAGGACGGCGAAAACGCCGGTTATCCCACCCTGTGTAAAGGGCGCTATCTGGTCGATGGCGAACGCTACCACGCGCTAGAGGAACCTACCAGCCTCAACACGCTGGAGCTGCTGCCGGAACTGCTGGCGGCCAATATAGCCTCGGTGAAAATCGAAGGTCGTCAGCGCAGCCCGGCCTACGTGAGCCAGGTGGCGAAAGTGTGGCGTCAGGCCATCGACCGCTGCATGGCGGACCCGCAGAACTACGCGCCGCAGCAGGCCTGGATGGAGACGCTGGGCGCCATGTCCGAGGGCACGCAAACGACGCTTGGCGCCTATCACCGTAAATGGCAGTGA